The genomic segment AAAATAAATTTCTACCATTGTAATGATTATAACATTACAAATTAACTTTTAATAAATTAAATTAAAACCGCCTATTAATAATTCTAATAAAATCAATTCTATGAGATACTTAAATTTTGATTTAGAACAAAGTTCCTTATTTATTTATAAATGAAAATCTCTAAATAATTGAATTTTACATCAATAATTTAGAGATTTCTGAATTTCAACCCCTCTTTACATTAAGAAATACTCATTTTTCTTAATAGATTTTTCACATCAGTTGCATATATATATTTATCATCTTCTTTAATCATCACTCTAGTGCGACATTTAAAGCATTTATTATCACAATGCGTTGTCTCAAATTGAATTCCTCTATTATTTAGAGCTTCAACTAATTCATTATACTTTCTGGTGTTAGTACAAATAAGATATTTGGGCATTTACTACTATCTCCTAACTTAATTAATTTACCAAACTAAATCTAGTGATCCATTTACAGCATTTTCGCCTTTAGAAGAAATTTCTACTTTCTCAACTTCATTATCTTTATTTGCATATATTTTTAATATAGCATCGCTGTTTTCAGAACATAATAATTCTTTTATAAATTTATGATGCTTATGAAAACCTCTATCATCACTTTCCTTCATTTGTCTTATATGCTCCATTATCTTTTCTTCATCCATTCCTTTATGGCATTCTTTATGCATGTCCTTGATTTCTTTAAATACCTCTTTCAATTCTAAAGAAATAATAGCCTTTTCATCTTTTTCCTCTACTTGCACATTATTTAATAAATTTAATATAAAAGTAACTTTTGAAAGTCCTCCTTTTATTCCACCGTGACCATGCATTCCGTGCATATTCATCCCATGATTATGCATTCCTCTATGAAATCCATGATGCGGGCAATTCTTTATATTGAATTCTGAATTACTTTCATGTTTTACTTTTCTGCCTTCAGCATCTAAATCAACATTTATATTAGCTTTTGTTTCCCCACTTTTAGTATTAGTTTCAAATTCATTTGAAAATGATAATACTTTCACATCTCCTTTGGTTGCTTCCAATTTTACGCTTCCTTTAAACACTTCTTTTTCCTTCATAGTTTTAAATACATCATATAATACTTTAATTTTATTCATTTATAACGCCTCCCAATATTTTCAAAGATTTATTTCCTTGCTTGTTATGAATTCATTATAAAATCTAATTTTAAAAATCCTTTAAAGCAATTATAAAAATTTTATAAAAAAATAGAAATCCCTCAAAAGGGATTTCTATTTATACTATGGAACAAATCACTATAGCTTTTCTTCTTAATTTACTAATTATAAATTTTTAACTATAAGCCATCTTATTTTATTACATTTTGCGGAGTACCTTTTAACCATTTTTCAATATTATCAAAAACAATAACCGCTCTCTTTTCGAAAGCTTCAGCCGTTGCAAATGCAACATGAGGAGTAACTATTAAATTCTTTGCTCCAAACAATACATGATCTGTAGGAATTGGTGGCTCGATTTCAAATACATCTACTCCCGCACCAGCAATTTTGCCATTATTTAAAGCTTCTGCAAGTGCTGAACTATCTAAAACAGGACCTCGTGCTGTATTTATTAAGATTGCACTTTCTTTCATTAATGATAGTTTTTGATCATTTATTAATCCTTTAGTACTTTCATTTAGTGGAACATGAAGCGATACTATATCACAAGTAGCCATTAATGTATCTAAATCTACAAATTTGATTCCTTCAACATCTTTTTTAGTCCTGCTATAAGCGTATACATCACATCCAAATGCTTTAGCAATTGCAGCAGTTCTCATACCTATAGCTCCTGCCCCTACTACTCCAAACTTCTTTCCTGCGAGTTCAAATCCCACAAGCCCATTCTTTGTTCCACCCTCTCTAGTCACCTTATCACATGGTATAATATTTCTATATAGAGAAATAACCATACCAAATACTAAGTCTGCAACTGCAGCAGTTGAGTATCCAGCACAATTGCATACTAAAATGTCTCTTTCCTTACAGTAATCCATTGCAACATGGTCTACTCCTGTAAACGCAACACAAATCATTTTCAAATTTGGACAGTTTTCTATTACCTCTTTTTTATATGGAAGATTAGATAGTACTACAGCATCAGCATCTTTACTTCTTTCTATTAATGTTTCGGTATCTTCTGCTCTTGTATCATAATATATTATGTCTACTTCATTTCCTAAGCTTTCCTTTGCCATTCCCAATAACTTATCCTTATTTACACCTAATGGCTCCAATATCACTAATTTCATTTTCTTCATTCTCCTTTATATATTAATTTATATTTAAAAATGATTTGTTAAAAGAGCTTTATCTATATTATAATGATACATCCCTATTAGAATCTTTTGAATAGATATATGTGAAATTTTTTATTTTAATTATCCTCATAGAAAAAAGATTCGGATATTTTCTTCTGGAGTATCTAAGAAAACATCCGAACCTTTTTTCATATTAACCAACGTATACGTGATATTTCTAAACGCAATTTCGGAAATAAAATTGAAATATCAGTATATGGTAAATTACATGAATTTGCAAATAATGTTTACATATCGTATTTGTTGCTTCAACTTACTAAATATTAATTTTATTATTGTAAATAAGACTTAGTAAGCTGAGCATATTTACCAACTTAGTTTTAAAATAATAATGTATAAATTTTGAGCCATATAATTCATTCGTTGTAAGAGTACTTACCTTGCATTACCTGATGACTTAATGCAGATTTTGATAGATTAAAATTTTTAGAACGTATTGCTTATAAATACAACTATTTTTCAAAATCTTTATACATTAAACTTGGCTGTATTCCTTTATTATTCTGATATTTCCCACTGCTATATAAATCATATTCTCCATGGATATCATGATAATATATTTGGCATATTTCTACGTTAGGATAAACTTTTATTGGTTGAACGCAAAAGATTTCTAACGTCCAATAGCCTGAAAATCCAATATCTCCGAATCCAGCTGTAACGTGAATGAATAATCCTAACCTACCTGTTGAAGAGCGCCCTTCAAGCATAGGGACGTATTTACTAGTACTGGTAAATTCATTTGTCCTTCCTAAATATAATTTGCCTGGTTCTAGTAATAATCCATCCTCTGGAATTTTTATAACCTTTGTTGGATTTGGAGTTTTCATATCTAAAATATCATTTTCATAAACTAATAATTCATTATGTAAAGACAAATTGTAACTATTAGGATTTATCTTTTTCTCATCAAAAGGTTCAATTATTATATTACTACCAATATTTCTTAATATTTCTTTTCCTGATAATATCATTAGTTTTCCTCCAAGCTATATACTTTAATAAATAGTTCATAATGTATTGTTTTAATGTATTAAAGCTAATAAATTCTAAATGCCTAACCAATAATATCACAATATATAAGCGAATTTATGCATTTAATATTTCTTTAAACTCAAACAATATTTTTTTAACATTCTCTTCTTCTAAAGGCTTATAGCTATTTAAATATCCTGAAGCATCAAGGGCTTCATATGCTTTCTTACTCATTGAAATCCAATTTTCAGGTATATAAATCCACACTATATCCTCATATTTACAACTTAATAAAAAATGTTCTAATCCTCTAAATGCATATTCTTCAATTTCGTGAAGCTCATTTAGAGTTTTATAATCCTCAACTATTTTGGAACTTAACTCACATTTATATATGTCTACATAGAAGAAATCAAATTTATTCTTTTTTGCTTTAAAGGCATCCCCTTTTATTATTCGTATTTTTTCATTTTTAGGAAAATTATTATTATATAATTTTATTATTTCTTCACTAATTTCATATACAATTACTTCTTCTACACTATTTTTTTTTGCAATTTCTTGAACTACATATCCAATACCAAGTCCAATTACACCAACTTTTCCGTGAGCAAAAGAAATTGCTCCATATGAACTTTCAACTGTCTCTGGTGTTAGTTTCATTAAATCATTGCCATTTTTATATAATTGAATTATATCTATATCATATTCTTCTTCATTTTCATACATATAACCTTGTAATTCTTGCTTTATTATGGTATCTTTAACTATTTTATAGTCGCCACAAGTTCCTTGATTAATTAAGTCACTATATCGCTTTATCTCTTGGAACACAAAACTTTTATTATATGGTTTCATAGTTAATTCCCCTTCTTACAATATTTAATGCAAAATCTTTAATAGTCCTATTTATTATAGCACATTTTCCAATTTATGTATAATATTGTATAATTTATTTATTAACATTATATATTCAATAAACCATAATATAATAGCACATTCTTAGCCATAATATAACTATTAATATTAACTTTTTATTTTAATATATATATGCTATACTTACTTTAATGATTTAATATCATTAATATTTCACAAAGTAGGTGTTTATATATGAAAAATGTTAATATAAGTGAAGAAGCTTATAATGAATTTAAAGCTTTTTTAGAAGAAAATAAAATAACTGATTTCAACATTAGAATAAATTTTGCTGGTTATGCATGTAGCGGCCCAGTTTTTAACATATCTGTTTCAGAAGCTACTGATGCTGACGAAGTTGAGAAAATGAATGATATTTCATTTATATACGAAAAATCCCTAATAGAACAATTTGGTGGATTTATAATACTTTCTTCTGATGAAAATGAAGGTAATGGTTTAAGCTTAAAGCCCGTTATAGCGCCTGAAGGCGGATGCGGTGGTTCTTGCTCAGGATGCCACTAAAATCATACAAAAAAATGTAGAATAAATGTAGAATATTTATTCTACATTTTTTTGTTGTTATAAGTTCTTACATCATCTAAGATTAACCTTGCAAAAAGCTTAATTCTTGTCCTACTGTTAATCAATTTACTTATTTGTACTATCAACCGACTCTATTTTCCACTGTACATCCCCATAATCATCACTTATTTTATATATACCTTCTAAAAGATCTATCCAATAATGATTTTTTATAACTTTACTTTCCTTATCTTCACCTGTGACTCCCTTTAAATTTTCTTCATTAAATTCATTAAAATAGTCATATGTTTTTGAAGAAATTTCATACATGTATTTAAAAGATTGTAAATCTTCACTTTCTAACTGTACTTTACTTGATTCTTTCTTCATCTCTCTACTTAAAGTAGATAACATATACTCCTTTATTTTTTCATTTATATTATTTTCCATTATCTTATCTGTTTTAATCACCTTAGAAAAAAACGGTATTGCATTTTGATTATACGCTCTATACTGTTGCCATAATTCTATTATGTCATTAGACATTTCATCATAATTCTTATAAAGTTTTAATAAATCTTCATTTTTTAAACTATTTTCTTCAATTCCTTTAGACAATATGTCCATATTACTTTCATTTCTTTGTTTAAAATCCTCTATCTTAGTATAGGATTCCTGACCTAGCTTGTATTTATAATTGCTCAATTTAAATGATACATATATATTAAATATTATACTTACTACAAGAAGTATAGATAAAAGCCTTACATAATCTGTATTTTTTGTTCCTTTGGTCAAGAATATCACTCCTCTATACTGTAATTTATTTTAACATATTCCCTTATGTTTGCCTATTTAAAATTAGCTAATAATTTACCTATCTAGCCCAATCATGTATTGCTTCATTTACCATTTTTAATCCGATATTTCCACCTGAGCTTTCTTTCTTTTCAGTATTTATTCTTTTAATCTCTCCATAGGGATTTTTTAATGATAATTCTTCATTTCCGGATATAACCCATATAGTTTTTTTATTAATTGGCTTTACCTTAAGCTCTCTTTCTCCAACACCATCTGTAAAATATATTAATACAGCACTTCTTAAATTATTTTCATTTATATACTTAAATACAGGTGTAAATTTCGTAGATCCATTATCCTTACTTCTCTTTCTTATGTCATTCTCATTTCTTAAGTCATATACTTTTCTAATTTCACTATCACATTCTATAATTGTGATTTTATTTTTAATATTTGAAGTTATTGACAGTATCTCCACTAGTATCTTATGCATATCACCATCCTTCATGCTGGCACTTATATCTATTGCTACAATTAATTCAGTTTGACTTTTAGGTAGTCTTCCTCTTAAATCTAATCTTTCCGGCTGCCTTCTATTCCTTCTTGTTATTGTCCTCTTATATCCTGATTTCACACTTGGAAGAATATTCTTAAGTACTACTTGCCAAGGTATTTCCGCTTTTTCTTTATACGCTAGAATTATATTTTCTAATCCTTTTGGAGTATTTTCATTATAAGCGCTTAGAGCCGTTTTCTTAGTCAAATTACTAATATCTTCATCACTTATTTGAGCACCCTCCCACAGATCATGGACTTTTGACATATCTACTTCATATTTCGAATCATCATCTTTATCAACTTTATCTTGCTTTATCCTAGACTTAATTGATTTATGAATTTCTTCTGCATATTCCTCAACACTTCTATTTTCATCAAGTGACAAATTATATTCCATATTAACTGCATCAAGTCTTTTGCTAAAGGGTGGTAAATCTTTTATATACTGATTAATTGAAATATCTAAAGCAACATTTACTGCCTCTTTACTAAATCTAGCCTTCAATTTTCTTTCTCTTTCAAAATGAGAATTCATTATATGATATATTTCATGTTTAAATAATGCTGCCATTTCTTTTCTATTACAATCCAAAAACAAAAATGGATTGAAATGCATCTCAAATCTATCACGCTTTGGAATAGTTGCTACTGGCGCAGTTAATGTAGTATTTATTTTCCGTTGAACTCTAAGCATGAATTGTCCAAAAAAAACATCTTGAGTTTGCAGCAAATATAATATAATATCCTCTATTAACTCAAAGAAATTTTTTTTATAATTGTCACTAAATTTATCATCTTCACGCAATTGATAGGCCTCTTTTAAAAGTTGCTGTCTTTTTTCTTCAAAATCCATACTCTCCTCCCCCTCTTTTATTGATTACTTGCAATAAACTTAATTTGTAATAGCAATTTTTAGGTGTA from the Clostridium beijerinckii genome contains:
- a CDS encoding 2-hydroxyacid dehydrogenase, which translates into the protein MKLVILEPLGVNKDKLLGMAKESLGNEVDIIYYDTRAEDTETLIERSKDADAVVLSNLPYKKEVIENCPNLKMICVAFTGVDHVAMDYCKERDILVCNCAGYSTAAVADLVFGMVISLYRNIIPCDKVTREGGTKNGLVGFELAGKKFGVVGAGAIGMRTAAIAKAFGCDVYAYSRTKKDVEGIKFVDLDTLMATCDIVSLHVPLNESTKGLINDQKLSLMKESAILINTARGPVLDSSALAEALNNGKIAGAGVDVFEIEPPIPTDHVLFGAKNLIVTPHVAFATAEAFEKRAVIVFDNIEKWLKGTPQNVIK
- the dcd gene encoding dCTP deaminase translates to MILSGKEILRNIGSNIIIEPFDEKKINPNSYNLSLHNELLVYENDILDMKTPNPTKVIKIPEDGLLLEPGKLYLGRTNEFTSTSKYVPMLEGRSSTGRLGLFIHVTAGFGDIGFSGYWTLEIFCVQPIKVYPNVEICQIYYHDIHGEYDLYSSGKYQNNKGIQPSLMYKDFEK
- a CDS encoding HesB-like protein, whose amino-acid sequence is MKNVNISEEAYNEFKAFLEENKITDFNIRINFAGYACSGPVFNISVSEATDADEVEKMNDISFIYEKSLIEQFGGFIILSSDENEGNGLSLKPVIAPEGGCGGSCSGCH
- a CDS encoding VWA-like domain-containing protein, with amino-acid sequence MDFEEKRQQLLKEAYQLREDDKFSDNYKKNFFELIEDIILYLLQTQDVFFGQFMLRVQRKINTTLTAPVATIPKRDRFEMHFNPFLFLDCNRKEMAALFKHEIYHIMNSHFERERKLKARFSKEAVNVALDISINQYIKDLPPFSKRLDAVNMEYNLSLDENRSVEEYAEEIHKSIKSRIKQDKVDKDDDSKYEVDMSKVHDLWEGAQISDEDISNLTKKTALSAYNENTPKGLENIILAYKEKAEIPWQVVLKNILPSVKSGYKRTITRRNRRQPERLDLRGRLPKSQTELIVAIDISASMKDGDMHKILVEILSITSNIKNKITIIECDSEIRKVYDLRNENDIRKRSKDNGSTKFTPVFKYINENNLRSAVLIYFTDGVGERELKVKPINKKTIWVISGNEELSLKNPYGEIKRINTEKKESSGGNIGLKMVNEAIHDWAR